The genomic stretch tgaaactgGATCAATTTTATAAAAGTAGTGAGAAGGAAATCAGACATTTCAGCAACATGAGCTGTATAAACTGACATGTTAGGTCTAGGTGTATATCAACCCCCaattgtctctctctttctttgtctcttcctgtctcaatctctctctgtctctctgtctctctttctctgtctctctctctgtctctctgtctctgtctctctgtctctctgtctctctctctctctctctcacacacacacacacacacacacacacacacacacacacacacacacacatcactctctctcctttctcccctcaccTGTGTCTCAATATAGACTGcatgtttcaaataaatactGTCACGGatttctttgaaaacatttaatattGTATGTAATTAAACTTCTTTAATTGAGCAGAAAATATGACTTGCCATCCCAACTGCTAtgtactcaggaaaaaaaaaaaaacaagacttttGTATTACAGTGACTTTATATCCTAAAAAATCATTCTCTTAAAAGAGAAGAGCACAAAACACCGTCATATAAATTGTTATAGcttaaagttaaaaattattattcTGCTTTCTGTCCAGATGCCATAAAGCTTTAAGCGACTGTTTTCCTTGCACAGCTCTCTTTAGATCGTTGATATATGTGTTGCTGTCTGAACCCTTGTCTTCTCAACTACAAAGATACTTCAACACTACTTATCACTAGCATGCTTCTGTAGTGATaacctccctcctctctcttgtcCACTTAGACCAGCTAACAGCCAGAGGACCACAATGAAGAACCACACAAAGGTGACATTTTTCATCCTAGCTGGTTTGACTGATGACCTGCAGTGGAAAGTTGTCTTATTCATCTTCCTGCTTCTTACCTATCTGCTCAGCATCACTGGCAATCTGATCATCATCACACTCACCCTGGTGGATGCTCACCTGAAGACCCCCATGTATTTTTTCCTTCGGAACTTTTCCTTCCTAGAGATTTCCTACACTACTACATGCATCCCCAAATTGCTTGCTACTATGGCAACTGGGGACAAAACCATTCCTTACAGCAGTTGTTTCACTCAAGTATTTTTTGCTTTCCTATTTGGAGCATCAGAATTTTACTTGCTGGCAGCCAtgtcctatgaccgctatgtggccatctgcaagccCCTGCACTACATGACCATCATGAACAATAAAGTCTGTATGCTGTTGGTCCTCAGTTGTTGGCTTGCTGGCTTCCTTGTCATCTTTCCACCACTCCTGTTAGGCTTGAATCTTGACTTCTGTGCTTCCAACATTGTTGATCATTTCTACTGTGACACCACCCCACTCATGCAGCTTTCCTGCACAGACACGCAGCTCCTGGAGACGATGGGCTTTATCTCGGCtttggtgacactctttctcacACTGTTAATGGTGATAATTTCCTACACCTACATTGCCATGACGATTCTAAAAATCCCTTCAACCAGCCAGAGGAAGAAGGCTTTCTCTACGTGTTCTTCTCACATGATTGTGATATCCCTCTCGTATGGCAGCTGCATCTTCATGTATGCTAAACCATCAGTCAAGCAGAGAGTATCTATTTCCAAGGGAATTTCTGTGCTCAACACCTCAGTGGCTCCACTTCTGAATCCTTTTATCTACACCTTGAGGAATCAGCAAGTGAAAACGGCATTTGTTAATACAATACACAGGATTGCATCTTTCTCAAAGAAATGACTATACCATTTCACTATATAAAGAAAGGAGACTTTAAAAATACCTGTAGTTCATAAGtctcttcattttcctctcaGTATTTTGTTATTCATTGTCTCATCCAAAGAGCATTTTTGTTCTTTAGAAGTAAATTTTATGAGTGCAGGAAGCAGCTAATTAATCAAACATGACCTCAGTCTTAGATTTCAGCACATTACTACTGTGTTAAACTTCCTGTTAAACTACTGTGCTAAATAATAAGCTAATATTTTGAATCCAAAGATTTTGTTCCTGAAAGTCCTCTTTTGTCTCAGTGATATCTGAGAGATATTGAACGtttcattttatgttattattattattattattgattttttgagacagggtttctctgtaactttggagcctgtcctagaactagctcttggagaccaggctgaccttgaactcatcaaactcacagagtttgccTGCTTCACccttccaagtgctaagactaaaggtgtgtgccattaccgCTTGGCTGAACATATTTTTCCAATGTCTCTTCTGTCTTCTAAAAATTCATCCTGACTTAGAGATTGTCTCAATAGTAGAGGGATTCTCAACACAAAGGGGCTGGTTTTGATGCCCAGTTCCACCAACtatgaaaaaaaactaaaaaccaatgTGAATTTTTGAATTCAAGTTGGTCAAGGCTATGAAATAATGTTTCCCATTTGTTATATTTGGTGCATTATTTGATAGGAAGGTTATAACACTACTCTATATTTGTGATAATTTATCATCAGCATATTTTATTTGAAGAAGCTAAAAGCCAATGGGGTGACTTAGCAGAAAAAGGCCCTTGTAGCCAACTCTGACCACATGTGCTGTGTCCCTAGACCCACAAATTAGAAGAACAAagcaactcccacaaattgtttTCAGATCACCATCAAAGACATTGCGGTTTTCTCCTTATACACATAGtaacatggaaaaaataaattctttatttttaattaaagtaattttaattataGAAAAGTATAGCAGGTTTTATCCACTATTGTATTCTTCATctgtaaatgtatatattaatctTTGAATATTATATATCCATAACTGTAGTTGTAaacattttatggaaaatatttatttttaagactaaaGTTACAGTTACAATTTACAAATAGTTCTAGACATATCTCAAAGTTAATGTTGTTAGACTTATTGGTTAGTTGTCAAATTTTCAGGCAGCCCAACCCGATCTCTGTTGGAAGTGGGGTTTGTGGATCTGAAAGAATGAGGTATACTACAGTCTAACGTTGTAGAAAAATTACTTCAGTTTCACTGTGCTTTTTTacacaagtgaaaaaaaatcaaagaatgctGCTATCCAAGGAAGGTTGtttaagttcagaaaaacatGGTAGAAAAATTATCAGAAAAACATACAATTGAACACTACTAATCCCGTACTAAATGTTAACAGAATAACAGAATAATCATTTACCAGAACTttctcacatcatctccccttttctgtctaaataactccttttgtatatgtgttgcttttattgattatgaataaagaagctgctttggcctgtgataggacagagtagagctggatggagaaaactaaactgaatgctgggagaaagaagggggagtcagtgagatgccatggagctgcagcaggagacagatgagctggaaccttgcaggtaagccacttggcgatacatagattaatagaaatggattagtttaagatgtaaaagctagctaggaatatgcttaagctattggccaaacagtattgtaaataattatgtttttaaggaattattttaggtctgggcagcctggaacaaatgagcagcctccaactatagattggcatgccaacatgtgtcagctaaattcacataaaacttgagagagTTTATAAAAAtttgtccacacacatacacacacacctacacacacacacacacacaacaaagtttagttgcatttttttctcaaatgggTTCTGCTTGCTGGTGGTtcatttaagagaggtcttcctgattcagcattatCAGAAAAACTTGTgagataaatttatttatatataataataataatatccaagtgtataatgtgtgtgtataaacaaacacacatgcagaagcatttatatttctttcttgtgCACACTGAACATTCTTAagagatcttttttttatttttccattcaaatatttacacttccttccctcctccaaattccctcccactcctccaccccttttctccctcctgaaccctgcttgagagagggcaggaaaccctgctctgtgggaagtccaaggccctcccccctacatccaggcctaggaagctgtgcatccatataaactagggtcccaaaaagccagaacatgccggaaaaaaaaagtcccagtACCTTTaccaatggcttctcagtcaacccccattgtcagccacaatcagagagtctggtttgatcacatgctcattcagaccggtcctgctggatttggtgagctcccattagaacaggcacactgtctcagttggtgaACCAATCCCTCgcagtcctgaattccttgctcgtcttctccctctttctgtccttcaactggaccctgggagctcagtccattgctctgatgagggtctctgtctctatctccatctgtcaccagatgaagattctatagtgatattcgagataatcatcagtgtgatagtggggtaaagacagttcaggcaccctctcctctgctgtccagggacttagctggggacatccctgtggacacctgagatcccctctagaaccaagtcttttgccaaccctaagaaatggcagcttcctgttTCGTGGTAGTTGTACATACAGCTCTGGCTGTATGTGAACAGTATGTTAcaaatttgtttaatgatgacACAGACCTGCTGTGACCCTTGACCTGTGATGGAgtgaatggctctcagaggcagccaaCATGAATCTTCCATGTTGGAATAAGCAGACCCAACAGGCATGaccatggagttggtcctagccatgcccaatTGACATTAAAAATGTTCTTCATAAatacagatggaaaagacctctaaattaGTCACAGTGTTGGATCAATGTACACaggcttgagagagaggaaaacgagtatagacagttataatataaaagaatacaggcagtcatagattaaaggagtaaaaataataaaataaatattaaacttgcagaaaaagtaatagagaaagaaaaataagccatataaagaaggaaaatacacagagagtctggattatgtatattattgtgttttctttaagttttttgactgtgaatgagctaagtacagagagatttCATTGTACATACTGCTAAGGATCTTAACCATTCTAATgaagtaagatgaaatctcaaaagagTTTGAATTTTCTTTGCTTGATAGTAATTGGTCTTAAATATCCACTAAAATTGGAAAGTAAGACCTATTTCTGAAgagaatacacaaacacacactcataaacataaacagagacacacagacacacatacacacacatgcacacactgattacagcacacagagaaatcaagtcATTAGAGATTAAGAAGCCTCTTCTCTGCTGGATACCTTTGCTTGTACTAAAAGCTGCTATTCAGGTTCCTGAgcataggggaggggagagatttgagggggagaggggccggaggagggggagggaaatgggaggcgaggaggaagtgtgaaaattttttttcaataaaaaaaaaaagagctcctgcctcctggttacTGCCCTGCCTAACTTTTTATCctaactttcttcagtgatgaacagtgatatgaaaGTATAAACTAACTAAATCCTTCCCccaattgttttttttcttcccccaatTGTGATGTGTTTCATCACACAAATGTAacgatgtaaatgaatgcagacagattataaaaatatatacagttttaatggggaaatagacttacaggaccacaggttcccatggagaacaggaaagcagagaaaaaggggctgctgggatcacgcccagcagatttatcagtaaacattagcccgaggtgaacacgcccccaatgggtggggcttatccctacacacATAGGTCAtattgtttcatcacagcagtattAATATTAACAAAAACAGCCATGAGCAGTTATgataattgaatatatatatatatatatatgcagcattgcaaataatactgcaatgctgtgggacaatggtatctaccctatcacttgtattttaaataaatgttgattggccagtagacaggcaggaagtataggcagggtgaccaggcaggaagaggaggagggggtaatgagaattctgggaagagggaagttttagTCTGCAGTCCCCACCCAGAcaaagaggaagccagacacagagctagcaagatgtgactgcctcgccaaaaaaggtaccaagccatgtggctagcacagacaataattatgggctaataaaagttatgagttaataagaagcctgagataataggccaatcagtttataattaatgtagacctctgtgtgatttctttaggacttaacgactgcaggaaccaggcaggtcagaaacctcagtcaacattgCAACGTTGAATAAAGTACAAATATATCTTTGATACATTAATTTCCTGTGGATAGATATTAAGTAGTAGGATTACTGCAACATACATCACttctatatttaatttattttgaaaaaatgtcatactgttttccaaaatgGATGAGCACTTTACATTCCAACTAAGTACTTGCAAGGTTTTTCCTTTCTGTACACTCTTACCGATGATTAACATTCATATTATTGATGAAGACAACTCTGACATCATTAGGTGATACTTCATGTTAATTTATTTCCCTACCGATTAATAAAATCACACTTttacatgtcaaaaaaaaaaaaaagaaaaaaaaaaacagttcttaTAAAGCTGTGAATGCTGTTAACAATAATCAAGGCCCCCAGGACAGGACATACTGACAGGTGCAATAGGAACACAAATGTTACATTTTAACCAATAACTTGCTGGTTGAATTGAAGGCCAAGgcacaaaaagaaatatatgctTGTTACTGTAAATCAGTTCAAGAATCTGAGATCAGGGTGCCCACGGGCCCCAGGGATGAGTCTCCAGTCATTGTAATGCTAAATAAACATAGTATAATACCCTTGCACCCCTATACCTATTGATTAGTATAGCACTCATAGCAATCAGAGAAGATTCTCTGTGCAGTAAACAGGTGTACAGAGAACAGGCAAATTAACAACTGGTCAAGTTTAGACAATAAATGTCAGTAGCATGCTCAGTCACTAATAGGTCATCTATTTCACCTCTAACCTCTCACCCCACCCAAGGCTCGGGACTATTGCAGAAGAAGAAACGGAAAGATTGCAAGATCCAAAGGTTGAGAAGGAACAAGATAGCACAGAAcattgtcttctggacatgacagtcATGCTGCACTCATGATCTCACATTCTGCTCACTTAGAAGATCAAATCAGCTAAcacagttcttgaagttctagcaatagcaataagacaacataaggagatcaatgggattcgaatcggaaaggaagaagtcaaacttccgttatatacagatgatatgatagtgtacattagtgaccccaaaaactctaccaaagaactcctacagctgataaataactttaGTGATGTGgtaggttacaagatcaactcaaaaaaataagtaaccctcctatacacaaaggataaagaagcagagagggaattcagagaaacttcaccttttatgatagccacaaatagcataaagtatcttggggtaactctaacaaaggaagtgaaagatctatttgacaataactttaaggcattgaagaaagaaattgaagaggacaccagaaaatggaaggatctcccatgctcttcgatgggtaggatcaacatagtaaaaatggcaattctaccaaaggcaatctataaattcaacgcgatccccattaaaatcccaacaaaattcttcacagaccttgagagaacaataatcaactttatatggaaaaacaaaaaacccagaatagccaaaacaattctatccaataaaggaacttctggaggcattaccatccctgacttcaaactctattacagagctacagtattgaaaacagcttggtactggcataaaaacagagaagtcgaccaatggaatcgaatagaagacccagatattaacccacaaacctatgaacagctgattttcaacaaaggagctaaaagtatacaatggaagaaagaaagcatctttaacaaatggtgctggcataattggatgtcaacctgtagaagaatgaaaatagatccatatctatcaccatgcacaaaactcaagtccaaatggattaaagacctcaatattaattgcaacacactgaacctgatagaagacaacgtaggaagtagtctacaacacatgggcacaggagaccacttcctgagtATAacttcagtagcacagacaataagggcaacattgagtaaatgggacctcctaaaactgagaagcttctgtaatgcaaaggacactgtcattaagacaaaaaggcaacctactgactgggagaagatctttaccaaccccgcaacagacaaaggtctgatctccaaaatatataaagaactcaagaaactagactttaaaatgctaattaacccaatttaaaaatggggcactgaactgaacagagaattctcaacagaagatgttcaaatggccaaaagacgcttaaggtcctgctcaacctccttagcgatcagggaaatgcaaatcaaaacaactttgagataccatcttatacctgtcagaatggctaaaatcaaaaacaccaatgatagcctttgctggagaggatgtggtgtaaggggtacactcatccattgctggtgggaatgcaaacttgcgcaaccactttagaaatcagtgtggcggtttctcaggaaattcgggatcaacctaccccaggatccagcaataccactcttgggaatatacccaagagatgccctatcatact from Chionomys nivalis chromosome 25, mChiNiv1.1, whole genome shotgun sequence encodes the following:
- the LOC130866350 gene encoding olfactory receptor 6C74-like isoform X2, with amino-acid sequence MKNHTKVTFFILAGLTDDLQWKVVLFIFLLLTYLLSITGNLIIITLTLVDAHLKTPMYFFLRNFSFLEISYTTTCIPKLLATMATGDKTIPYSSCFTQVFFAFLFGASEFYLLAAMSYDRYVAICKPLHYMTIMNNKVCMLLVLSCWLAGFLVIFPPLLLGLNLDFCASNIVDHFYCDTTPLMQLSCTDTQLLETMGFISALVTLFLTLLMVIISYTYIAMTILKIPSTSQRKKAFSTCSSHMIVISLSYGSCIFMYAKPSVKQRVSISKGISVLNTSVAPLLNPFIYTLRNQQVKTAFVNTIHRIYSTHSNQRRFSVQ
- the LOC130866350 gene encoding olfactory receptor 6C74-like isoform X1, with the translated sequence MKNHTKVTFFILAGLTDDLQWKVVLFIFLLLTYLLSITGNLIIITLTLVDAHLKTPMYFFLRNFSFLEISYTTTCIPKLLATMATGDKTIPYSSCFTQVFFAFLFGASEFYLLAAMSYDRYVAICKPLHYMTIMNNKVCMLLVLSCWLAGFLVIFPPLLLGLNLDFCASNIVDHFYCDTTPLMQLSCTDTQLLETMGFISALVTLFLTLLMVIISYTYIAMTILKIPSTSQRKKAFSTCSSHMIVISLSYGSCIFMYAKPSVKQRVSISKGISVLNTSVAPLLNPFIYTLRNQQVKTAFVNTIHRIASFSKK